A window from Gallus gallus isolate bGalGal1 chromosome 5, bGalGal1.mat.broiler.GRCg7b, whole genome shotgun sequence encodes these proteins:
- the FSHB gene encoding follitropin subunit beta precursor, protein MKTLNCYVLLFCWKAICCYSCELTNITIAVEREECELCITVNATWCSGYCFTRDPVYKYPPVSSVQQICTFKEVVYETVKIPGCGDHPESFYSYPVATECHCETCDTDSTDCTVRGLGPSYCSFSHNGSNQ, encoded by the exons ATGAAGACACTTAACTGTTATGTGCTGTTATTTTGCTGGAAAGCAATCTGTTGCTATAGCTGTGAACTCACCAATATTACTATAGCAGTGGAAAGAGAAGAATGTGAACTCTGCATTACAGTGAATGCCACGTGGTGCTCAGGATACTGCTTCACAAGG GATCCAGTATACAAATATCCACCAGTCTCATCTGTTCAGCAAATATGTACCTTCAAGGAGGTTGTGTATGAAACAGTGAAGATCCCTGGCTGCGGTGACCATCCTGAATCTTTTTACTCATACCCAGTAGCTACAGAGTGCCACTGTGAGACCTGTGACACTGATAGCACTGACTGCACTGTGAGAGGACTGGGGCCATCCTACTGCTCCTTCAGTCACAATGGAAGCAATCAATGA